aaaaaaaaattgttctaCTAAAAAAAACATATAATCTGACAAAAAAATTAGGAAGTTATTTAACCTCCTAAATGCTTTACAATTATTCCACTAACTACAATCAATTTTTCATGGACCACAAATATAACAAAATTAAAAGTATAAAACAACtatgaataaattaaaaaatatacatttactaactttttttttctaatataacTAATCAATACAATTGCAGTGTGCTTCAAAGATCTCTTTGTTCCAATACCTTTGCTTTCTTGTAATATCTTCACATTtacacataaaaaaaatataaatttaatttattcaaaattacATATTCCACAAACTTTTACTATTTTACAATAAAATGCTCAACAATAAAAAATACAGCATATTTAAGATTCATTTAagcatttttatattttaaataatcatGTCATAATCTAACTTTTTCAAtaaaacttcttttttttttttaaataacactTAAATTTAAACCTCAACTTTGCACTGccaagagagatgagagaggctCTTTTTtctacagagagagagagagagagagagaggtaggTAATTTGAGAGAATTTTCTCTCTTGCTGTACAGGGTTGATGGAAAATGGGATAAACGTTGCATATGGGAGACCGTTGGAGTATGTggaatttaaattgaattttaattgttgGACGCCAATGAGCCGTCTTCTCTTGGTAGAGATTCGCTGACACTGACGCATGTAGGAATCTGTAAGGCTCATGATCTGTGAGATGCTATTATGATAGCGTCTAGATATTTGTTTTGCTACACCAAAGCTAGACGCTGTCATAATTTGAGTTGCttctttttttattagtttttattAGTTgcctttttgtcattttcttttataatttttacttGCTAGACGCAAGTTAAACCAGCTTTTACCAGCCTCTTTCCTTCAACTCAGTAGAATTCACCTCCTACGGTAAATATTTATCATGTCACTCATTTGGGGTTCTGTATTCTTAAAAAccccttttttttaaaaaaaaaaaaaaagaaaaaactactTTTAACATTCTTTTACAAGGATAacagtgtgtatatatatatatatatatatatatatatatattccatcaaacaaatcaatttataaaattatctattttattaaattatttttatgttattatcTTTTCAACAATATAGTATATTTTAATTTAgcattaaaattcaataataattttttttttaaatcatataaaaatattaattataataaaatattgacTAAACCTAAATTTAATCCCGATGTTACAAGATTTACAAACCCTTGTCAGCCCTTAAACACCCAAATTTAACTAGCTATAACATTGCAAAAGCTAATTACTTTGTTATTCTAATTACTAATATTAAAACATGTTTCAAGCCTCATAGAAACCAAAGAGGTCGCTGTAGAAATTACCGCCATTAAATTCAATTGGAATACAAATCCAACAATTAGACAATTTGAataatatataaaagaaattcaataatttaaaacaaattttaatttgtaatctTTAATTCGTTATTGGCCAACCTCCGGAGATTACACAGCATACAGGGGGAGGACTCTCACAAGCCCTCCTCTATTCAATACTAGAACCGAAAAACAGCACCAAAACAAACATCGCAACGGAATTCATGCAGAACGTTTTCATGTTGATTCCTGATATAAGAAGCAAATCTACCAACTTCAAAAGTTATTTATTGATCTCCAAGCACCACGTTTATcggggtttttaaaattttttttttttttaataacatcaACACCACACCACACAAACATAGCATGAAATTCTAATTATTGTACTACATTGCACCACCTACTAAGAGCCCCCTGAAGTAGTCCTCTCCAAAGACGTCATTCCACAACTTTCCTAGTATAAGTTCTGCTAGGTTGAAATTGATGGGTTGGTCTGAGAAACATGTCACCAGATTCACCAGTCCACTGCACTCCAGCTTTCATAGGTGGTGGCTTAGGTTGTGCCCCAATCTGCCCGTGGGAACCAATCGTCATACTTGCAAACTTATCAGCTGCATCCGTAACCCCCCGTGCAGCTCTGGCCTTGTTAATCACAGCTGCCAATCAATGTTGCCTTTCaagttaatttcaaattttggagCATACCACTACAAATTCgactttggaaaaaaaaaatgccGTTTACCAACATTAAAATATTATAGATTGCCATGGTTCTTATATAACTTAGCATGATTCACTAGCACTCGAGCAGAAGTCATATcatatttcaatcaattcaaaacataatatgGAAGCCAAGAGCAGAAGTTTCAACGTATTTCAACCAATTCAAACTGTCTCTAGCGCAGAAGTACAACAGATTTCAAACATATCAAAGCATCATGTGGAGACCAAGAAACTTACTTGGGCTCTTCTTCCTTCCTGGTGGTCGATATTTCTGTTGTTTAGTAGTACTCTTAAATGCTTTATCATTTCCACTAGCGTCCTTCATAAAAAAGTCAACTCAGAATTACTAATACTGCAGTCATGCACAATATATTCAACTATGATTTTCCCACCAGTGACCTCTAATTTTGTCCCCACGTTAATTGTACAAATGCATTAGAGCCTCAAGAGAATAGGGAAATTTTCCAATTAGATTTTTTATCTGTATGTCCGCACTACTGGGTGCCATTAAATGCAACTGCTGTGACCAGGCTCTACTCTTGTAAGAAACATAAAATGATTGCATGAATAGGGGAATTATGGGATTTGATGCACACAAACATCCAAATAAGGAACAATCAGAAGAAGGTTTAACAAATTAAATACAAAAACAGCTACACCATGAAAAGATAGTTATATCAAATTATATGCAGGTGACTATTGACACATGTAGAAACTACTCAGCCAATTTTCTGCGCTACCCGAAAAGGGTGTACTACATACATTCTGAACTCCTCAGATTACCAACTTGCCCAACCTTCCTATAACATAGTTAAAGCATGTGTGATGTAAAAGTGGCCTAAAACCTAGTTCGAAGTATGTTGAGCATAATTCTCACTTTtcattcaaaaagaaaataaattaataattgataGTCATAAACAATTCAatacaaataaaatattttttttacctGGTTAACCAGGTCCAGTTTACGCTGTACACCTGCAAGATTAGCATAATATAAGGATCTAAATACTACATTCCAAACCAACCTACATTTTAAAATGCATTTGACAACTAGTTCATAAACTAGCTTCCCATTCAATTTTTGGTGCACTAAATAACATTAGAACAAAACCATATGTATGCAAATGCATAAAACGAGAtccaaaaaaataattttgatatatttataataatgTCAGAGGCTCAGAGCATTGTTGACAACTCATATATAGAATATACACATTAGTACAAAAATGCAAAAAGAAATGCAAGTCATCATACATATCATAAATACATAAATGAAAAATTACTAGATTCAATATGCAAGACAACTTACAAGTTCAAAAGCCAATTATATCATACCAACCTGTGCTCAAGCAAGCATTGAACTTTGGAGATGGAAAACTTTGAGTGACCTTTAAATTAGACAATACCACTGGATGCGCATATTGCTGCTCCAAGGTGGCCTTTGTTCCAGCTGTGCAGCAGCACCACATCAAACAAATTAGGTTAGAATATGTTTTGTTCAAAAGAAGACTTTAGCAATTTATCTATGAGAAACATTCAATGCACAGGTAAGAAACAAACCAGATGAAGGAGTTCTAGAAACAGGTGCTCTGGAACGAAGGGTTGGTGGAACATAATAAAAGCAACTCTGCCACATCAAAAGATTACTTTAAAATTGGGTAATTAAAAATGATAACTAACAAACTTCAGAGCACTATATATTATCCGTAAAATGCCACCTGGAAAAAAGGATGTTTAAGTGCCTCTGTGGCTGTAGGCCTCTTGCATGGATCCCAAGAACAAAGCAACtgcatattataaaaaataaaaaaataaaaaaaaaaggagttaCCAAGAAAGGACAAGTCAGCAAGGAACCAGTAGAAGAACATTTTCCTACCCAATATACTAGCACGTAAAAATATAACGTCTACCTAGTCAGGTCTAGATGCAGATGTAAGAGAAAAAATTAACACCACCACAGAATTTAGAAACTGGCACCAACCTTGATAAGGTTGATTGCATCCTCACTTGCTGATGGTATGAGTGCAGAAAGGTGGACACCAACTGACTGAAATGTCAAATAAGACAAGTGTATTTTAAAACTACTATAGGTGTGTACACTAAATATAATTTACGTTCAACATGCCTAGCAGCAAGTAACAAGGACTAGAAAATTCCCAAGTATGCAACATAGAAACAATAATTTTATCAGTAATTTCCAGTTTTATGGAAGCAGTAGTGAACATGTAACCTCAGACACATGCAAAGGAAATAGACAACCTGTGGGAATTGAGAAATAGATAAATCCAACCTGTGGGAATTGATAGTTAATAGCACTTGCAAGATTAAGGCCATCAGCCCAGGAGTCCTCTGTTGGACTCCCTATTATATTGCATATTTTATAGATCTCATCTGCTTCACTGCACGTATAACAAATGAAAAATATTCAATCCCTAAAAACTGTGTTGGGCAATTATCAACTGTTTAGGTCATTACCAAATTTCAACCAGGATTCAGAAAACTACCTTGTACCAGGAAAAAGAGGACGAAGAGAAAATAGTTCAGCCATGATAGCACCCATTGCCCACATATCTGCAGGTGAAGAAAAataagtaattatttgaattacatTTTTCCAGCTTAACACATAAACTCATTAAGAGCTGATACTGACCAACTTTGGAACCATATAGGTATGACTGAAGCAGCACCTCTGGGGCCCGATACCTGGCATGTCCACATAGAAGAGGTCAGCAAGCAGCAATAACATGTGGGTATCCACCCATCCAACAGCAGCATACTTctcaaaaaaagagagaaaaatgatAACATACCACCGTGTTGAGACATACTCCGTATAGGGTGGTTGTGAATTGATTTCTCGAGCAAGACCAAAATCAGCGATTTTAATTTGATGCTTCGTAACCAACAAGTTCTCTGCAAAGATATGCGCAGGTAATTAACTTCGGATTGCAGCACATGCCAACAGGGAAAGAATCGGAGCAGATGATACAAAGAATAAATAACAAATCCAATTGAAAATAAAGCATAATGCATTTAATCACCAATTTGTTACTAGAAAATATTCCcacttgcttaatggcatttaATAAAACAAGCAAACGAATATCATGACATAACCACCATAGCAAACAAACAGCTTCTTACACAAACAAAAAACAATTTGCTCAGAAAACAGTCACTTATCTGACTTTGGTTAAAAAAACTCAACTCATCCAGCCATAGATTTACTTCTTTCACAGGGCATTCAGTTAAAACAACCCTTAGCCTTATTCCAGTTGCAACACCTAGAGACCAGCAATTACCTGGCTTCAAGTCACGGTGAAAATATCCTCGCTGGTGCATGTAAGCAAGACCTTGAAACACTTGGAAACACCAATTCCTGACTTCAGCTTCTGATAATAGCTTTTCTCTGTCCTTAATAAGTTGATAAAGGTTGCATTCCTGTAAGGAAAAGATAATgtgtttagaaaaaaaaaaaataataacataaaatacaTGCTCAATTTATAAGCAAGGAATCAAAAATGAAAAAAGTTAAAAAAGCAATTACCATGTACTCAAAAACAAAGTACAATATGCCATTTTCCCGTATGACTTCCTTGAGTTTCACAATATTTGGATGATTCATTCTCCGCAATGACTGTGGCAAGGAAAAAGCCAGCCTTGGCAAGACATATATGGTGAAGTTCATGATATACAAAATATGCAATATTACCTTAACTTCTCTCAGATTAACACACTCTTCCCATGAATAATATTTTTTCTTCATCTTTTTAATCGCAACCTGTTCATGATTAAAGAAGCATTTGATTAGAAACAAGAAAATCCATGAACTTCATAGTTGCACTATACtacataaaagaaaaatgtaaaaaCACTTACAACTTCACCAGATTGCTTATTAATCGCTCGCCACACGCTCCCAAATGTTCCATCACCAACTTCCTTGATTAACTTGTACCTATATAAGGAACCACAAAagcttataaagaaataaaaaattattacaaagatAACAAAGCAACTGTAATGTGAAAATCCAGCTAACCTCTCCATTCTCCTTGTGGAACACAAAGAAGCTCCTCCTTTATTCACGAAAAGTATTAAGTCTCAAAAACGCTATATGACATCTAAGCTAGATGAACCCTAGTAGAAAGTATACAAGCCTGCCTTGGTCCAGCTAACTCTCCAGTTAATTTTCTGTGAAGGTAATTGAGAGAACAAAACCAGAATGATTTTGATGGATGGgctcattcattatcattgccaCAACTTCAAGATAGACAGAAAGCATGGAGGACAGGATAAAACAAGGACGGCGAAACATATTGGTACCAAACACAGAAGTAGGAACCGACCAGAATGATTGCTGTAGCCAACAGGAAGGATCCCTATGCTCAAGACAGTCGCTAAAGGGTTTGACAACACGATAAAAAGCTACCTCATCTACACTATGTAGAAATTGTTCAGTGACCTTGTATCTTGACACTCAAAACCAGCACCCATTGCGAGCAATCATTTTCTAAGAACTACAGTCTGCAGAGATTTGAAGTAAGAAAGGGCTTATCTATAACTACCTAAGTAGCTTTCAATTGGTTCCTTGCAGACTTTAACCCTGCAATAATATCACAAAGTTTAGTGCAAAATTATACAAAAAAAGTGAAACAAGTGAAGTAAAAAAGATGATATATGGTATATATTCAGTACCCCAGAAGACGTGTTGCCAAGAGCTTTGACTGGATGTTGTATCAGTAATGCACTATAACACAATAATTTGTTAGAAATGTCACGGCATAAATTTGTCAAAAAAGAAAGGATAACTTGCTTACTTGAACAAGTGCACTAAAGATCCAACACCTATGTCAGAAAAATTTTGCATCACGCCTCCTGTTCTGTTCATTAAAGAGAAACTGACCACTAAGTGCAATTAACAAAGGAAACCAAAAGAAAGTCTCCAAGGACAAGAAACCGCCAGTCGAGCACTTCTTGAAATGAAAAAACTCGAAACTGGAAGCAATTTGACCAGAAGCACACTTTCTCCATGTCTTGTTGAAGGAAATGAAGCTGTCTATATCCAAATCCGGCAAAacctattatttaaattaaaacagTGAGTGAGCTTCAGTAGTAAAACATCACCAGAAACTATTATAATCTAATAATATCACAAATCAGTCTACCCAAACTGATATCAGCCGCCAAGCAAAAACCATTGgaaaaacaaaattaatattgaaataaTTACAAGGAAAGGAGACAACAAACTCGGATTAAAAAACAAATATGCAACTTCTTAAATCCAATAGCATTATAACATATCTTTCCATCATCCCCATCCTACCATCAACCCACAGAAAAATTCATCATCTTTTTTGGACAGATAAGCAAAATGTAAtaaattgaaaaagaaattgcCTTGAGAAGTTGTTGGACAAACAGAATCACACATAGGCAAGGTATCATGAAATAAAGGTTATTCGAAATCAATAAATAGATCTGATAACAAGgggaaaaattacaaaatttcaacCATCAAATTAACATGCACAGATCAGCATGAGAAATCCTaccgataataataataataataataataataataataataataataataaagaagaaGCAAAAGAAGACGCAGTGACCATGAAAATCAGAATGTTTTAGAccctaataattaatttataaaacatTTTATGTTTTTAAAACGATTGTCTAAAAACCCAATTAGGTAAAAATCAAATCCCAACTACTAAATTACTAATCAATCCCGTGCGAACTAAAAGTCATCAACTTTCAACTAATCACAGAAATCTGATTAAACAACCTAATTCAAACGGCAGTAAATCGTCCAATCAAGTCAAATCAAATCAACCCCTAATCCTAATACAAACGAAAACCACCCACCGCACATCAAAATCAAACCAATCGAACACCGTATGACAAGCAAGGGAGATCAGATCTGATCTGACAGAATTCAATCCAAATCGGGGGAAAAGAAAACAAGTAAGCACAGTAACATACATATATAGATGAATTAAAACAAATATAGAGAATTAGAGAGAGAAAGAAGACCTGAAAGCCAACCGGCATATGAACCGTCGCTGAGGACGGGAAGGAGAATCCAGAGCTTCTCTCTCTCGATTCAATCTCAGCTTTTTCTTCCTCAATTTCTTCTGAACTTTGCGAGAGACCTAATTGCGCCTGCAAATATATTTGTTTTTCTGTGTCTTCTAATTCTCGTGCGTACCAAGAAATCCCTATTTTCTATGTCAAAGGTGGGCCtcctatttatattaattaataggtCCCTCCTTCGGCTATCCTTTTTAAGTTACGCTTGGCTTGGTAAATTTCCACTCTGTAATTTCTCTGAGACCAACCAATCCAACACGTGGCCGTCCATGCACTTACTTCAActtttgtttttcctttttgCTATTAgcagttgtttatagtttttcaATCACACACATTAAACGCAAATTGAAGTAATAATAACTTATAACTGtgggggtggggcgtgaggcgaaatatcatccattagaattatataaaatgtacCAGGTAAtgtccaggaaagatggtggagtcacaatggtctcacttaagtaccacctccttagacagcatttcctagacatgcacttcatacaatcctaatagaatcaaaccactggtaagtaccgtcttcccataacactaccacggtactaaggatttatgtcacgaaggcatagatagacaggagtcgccacccgggtaataaccgggacatattcagtgtttcttccgagggtcatggatggcaacttactccttgcagagtttccacaaccgtcattaccatagcccaatgtctaggttcgggatagtgggtacgtaaggggaaggtgttaggcaccccttacgcctggtctaacctcgttaattcgagtgccagtacTCTATTAATGTttataaaagtcttgtttattattcctttattaaactttatcctaaaaaatgcaattctaatcctacacacgcaagtaattcacaaaaagggttgttgtttacacacaattttcatgcacaagtaattcttatctatggggttgctaattatttaaatgatatttaccagatgactaaaattaatttattattgagaatttaatt
The Hevea brasiliensis isolate MT/VB/25A 57/8 chromosome 15, ASM3005281v1, whole genome shotgun sequence genome window above contains:
- the LOC110653627 gene encoding cyclin-dependent kinase F-4, which codes for MERYKLIKEVGDGTFGSVWRAINKQSGEVVAIKKMKKKYYSWEECVNLREVKSLRRMNHPNIVKLKEVIRENGILYFVFEYMECNLYQLIKDREKLLSEAEVRNWCFQVFQGLAYMHQRGYFHRDLKPENLLVTKHQIKIADFGLAREINSQPPYTEYVSTRWYRAPEVLLQSYLYGSKVDMWAMGAIMAELFSLRPLFPGTSEADEIYKICNIIGSPTEDSWADGLNLASAINYQFPQSVGVHLSALIPSASEDAINLIKLLCSWDPCKRPTATEALKHPFFQSCFYYVPPTLRSRAPVSRTPSSAGTKATLEQQYAHPVVLSNLKVTQSFPSPKFNACLSTGVQRKLDLVNQDASGNDKAFKSTTKQQKYRPPGRKKSPTVINKARAARGVTDAADKFASMTIGSHGQIGAQPKPPPMKAGVQWTGESGDMFLRPTHQFQPSRTYTRKVVE